DNA sequence from the Oryza brachyantha chromosome 5, ObraRS2, whole genome shotgun sequence genome:
GTTCATTCTCAGAGGCTTCTTCATCTGGAAAGCATGCCACTGATTTTGATAACAGCATTACGAAGGAAAGTTCAGTAGCTGGAACATCACAGGAACCTAAATGCACTAATGAGGAACTTGAGGCAGCATGCGATGTTGAGATGCAATGCACTACAGGGGGTAGTGAAAAACTACAAGAGGCTCCAGAAGTCATCAACATTGATAACTCACGggcaaaacaaattaaatcattGATTCTAGAAGATCTTGAAGGGTCTTATGAAAGTCAGGCTTTCCCAAGGGACCTTGGTACTGCTGGGTCAGAAGCTGAAACTTATGGGAGGAGCCTTGGTACCACTGGGCTGAAAGCTGAAACTTATGGGAGGGATAAGTTCAGTTTTATTGAAGAATCATTTATGGACAATGCAAATGGGAACAGGACTGAATCACCCTTAGAAACTCCAATCTCTGAAGTAGAGAAAGTTGAAACTGAAGAGAGAGTTGATTCATGCGCACATTCTGAAGAGTCAATTGTGGATAGAGATGCTGAGTGTCCTAAAGAGGAAAGTGATATTACTTCACAAAACAATAATCTGCCAGACTATGAAGAATCATCCATGCTGAATGTATTTGAGGTGGCCAGCAAATTGATTAAAAGAGACCTAGATCAAGAAAAGCAAGATACATTACAACCTGATCAAGAAAAGCAAGAAACTGGAAAAGGAGAGCCTGatgcaaaagaaaaccatTCAGAAACTAGAGACAAGACAGGTATTGAAGAAGTCTTGAGTCGCGGTAACCAGCAGGACCAGAAGGTGCCTGAAATGGAGAAGACGAAAGGACAAAGTAATGTAAATGCACAAGGTAATATAACTGTTGTTGAGTTAGACGGCGTAACCTgttatgaagatgaagatgttACCACTGCTGTGACCTCAAATTCAAAAGACCAAgcatcttcatcttcagaaATGCGAACCGGCGGACATCACATGCCTCAAGATGCTGAACCTGCTATTTCTCAGGCATGTAATGGAAGTTTTCCTTGTCTTGAAAAGACTGAAAAAGTTTGCAAAGAAGCAGGGAGAGAATTACCAAGAGATAAGTCTTCAGCATTTGAAGAAGAGAAAGCTAGGACAAACAAAGTGGAAGGAAAATTCTCTAAAGGGATATCAAACGCTGAGTTGAAGCAGCAACAATCTCATTTGGAGAAGACTAGCAGTTTACCTAAATCTGCAGAAGGTAATATCCCATCTTCTGCTGATATATCAAGAAAAGAGGCACCTGGGAttcaaagacccaaagaaagGGGGAGTCTAAGAACAGAAAGGGAAAGAGAGAAGGACAAAGAGGCTTCTCGGAGACtggaagaaacaaaagaaagggaaaagaaatttGAGAAAGAAAGGGAAATTGCtgaagagagggaaaggaaaaaattagAAGAACAGGAAAGGGAGAGGGAACGGGAAAAGGATAGACTTGCTGTCGAAAGAGCTACAAGGGAAGCACATGAAAGGGCGTTTGCTGAGGCTCGCGAAAGGGCAGAAAAAATAGCATTGGAAAGGGTGACTGCAGCAAGGCAACGAGCTTCTGCTGAGGCccgagaaaaagaagagagagcaaGTGCTGAAGCAGCCACTGAAAGGGCTGCTAGGATAAAAGCAGAACGTGCAGCAGTTGAGCGTGCAACCGCAGAAGCTCGGGAGAGGGCAATTGAAAAGGCTAAGGCTGAAAAGGCTGCTGCAGAGGCAAGAGAACGGAGAGAGCGGTACAGATCCTCTTTCAATAAGTCAACCACTCTGGTAGGTGATGTTTATTTGAATGACACATTAAGGATTCTGTTTAAGGATTTCACATAGTAATTTCTAatgtttcctttaataaaatCTTGGTTCTGGATGCAGGATACTCGACAGGACACACAGTTTCAGAGAGCTACTTCTAGTAACTTAATGAGAAACCAAGATTCATATAGCAAAGGTACTTATTCTTTCCATAACTACTTTGTAATTGTAATCTTAGTgtcatatttttctctctgaagataaaatatatcatgtgAATTGGTGAGTAATAGAATTTTTTGCTCTTTGGTATTAACAGGCCTCGAGGTTGAATCAGCTTTAAGGCATAAGGCAAGATTAGAGAGGCATCAACGCACAGCTGAGCGTGTGGTAAGCCTGAGTTTCACCCCTTTTGTTTTACCCTGTTTAGTTGTCTGTTTCATAGCAGTACTCATAATGTAAATATTACCTGTTCTCAGACAAAAGCACTTGCTGAGAAGAACATGCGGGATCTGCTGGCCCAAAGAGAGCAAGCAGAGAAacatgtaagatgtttgagcACAGACAAAATCTTGGCTCTCTTGCGCTTGCCTACAATTTCCTCATACTATCtggtgtttatttttcacgtTTCAGAGAATGTCTGAGTTCCTAGACCCTGAGATCAAGAGATGGTCAAATGGAAAGGAAGGAAATCTGCGAGCCTTGTTATCCACATTGCAATATGTAAGTATAAGTATCTTAAATCTTGCACAGCTGTAAAACCTTTCTGAGAGGTGAAACGACGAACAGACATATAatcatttttgaaattttctccCGTTTTCCCCTGGCAGATTCTTGGTGCTGACAGTGGTTGGCAGCCAGTACCACTTACAGAACTAATTACAGCTGCTGCTGTGAAGAAAGCATACAGGAAGGCAACCCTTTGTGTCCATCCAGATAAATTACAGCAAAGGGGTGCTACAATTAGGCAGAAATACATATGTGAGAAGGTTTTTGATCTTCTTAAGGTTTGTGCTCTGTCCACGCAATTTGTTGTGATTATTGGAATCCACTTTGGCTCATGTCTTTGCTTTTCCATTTCTGATTGCTTGTGTGCAagcatttttttcaacaactgtgttgCTCTAGGATCGTTCTGGTTTATCA
Encoded proteins:
- the LOC102714187 gene encoding auxilin-like protein 1 produces the protein MDVPRRERRHHHHHRKAAAVQAPVAAAAAAVGVGGNGVAAAAARAAYGDVFGGPPRFAAPFGGAPADYAEVFGGVAATCSIPFLDLPPVAADYGFFGRAGAGDYGEIFGRFDFGDFAVPYEELFGEAEAVGEREAEEIASSSGSSSSSVKNEYSQPDVQSFTLPQHFKEPEPSVISLPPDNQRFVMSYNKTSQRSDDLVEMTTCMVDPSLDYVVDSGELPQVPATDHVSRMDDGIEANGEKSKKSTPSSASVSLSLRSSESDFTADQKQHIPACPPISENVSVNENHQNSNSISTPSNETPSPDYAFLRISDANVQTQTVKAPPPLKQQSKLLKKREIAAKGDVYLENPSCTPASCARTPSSTSAPQAERRDDTDSFNTEANPSSAAAAMKEAMEYAEARLRAAKELLERKGDSFKLRRKPSHHRSTRSTEIKVPTESDIFDEKLAVKKLAKEEINSEDSLLDKNQKVDKNQKASEVIIDHCDESGKWALSLDKPQNFTQSNTVPNQTSSKLGKLGNWTSGDEFYELTGEDQKQKMDTAIEEEDKCETTNFVTNLSKEQKHEVITTDSDLERYEKLWEVNDGRDVGVKHVNPREDNTSPTEQYVVSTTLEASTENVGYDKNCNSSEGPAIVGNSKEDPDDEDGVAELPCKSGISISGLNLMKDMPSSFSEASSSGKHATDFDNSITKESSVAGTSQEPKCTNEELEAACDVEMQCTTGGSEKLQEAPEVINIDNSRAKQIKSLILEDLEGSYESQAFPRDLGTAGSEAETYGRSLGTTGLKAETYGRDKFSFIEESFMDNANGNRTESPLETPISEVEKVETEERVDSCAHSEESIVDRDAECPKEESDITSQNNNLPDYEESSMLNVFEVASKLIKRDLDQEKQDTLQPDQEKQETGKGEPDAKENHSETRDKTGIEEVLSRGNQQDQKVPEMEKTKGQSNVNAQGNITVVELDGVTCYEDEDVTTAVTSNSKDQASSSSEMRTGGHHMPQDAEPAISQACNGSFPCLEKTEKVCKEAGRELPRDKSSAFEEEKARTNKVEGKFSKGISNAELKQQQSHLEKTSSLPKSAEGNIPSSADISRKEAPGIQRPKERGSLRTEREREKDKEASRRLEETKEREKKFEKEREIAEERERKKLEEQEREREREKDRLAVERATREAHERAFAEARERAEKIALERVTAARQRASAEAREKEERASAEAATERAARIKAERAAVERATAEARERAIEKAKAEKAAAEARERRERYRSSFNKSTTLDTRQDTQFQRATSSNLMRNQDSYSKGLEVESALRHKARLERHQRTAERVTKALAEKNMRDLLAQREQAEKHRMSEFLDPEIKRWSNGKEGNLRALLSTLQYILGADSGWQPVPLTELITAAAVKKAYRKATLCVHPDKLQQRGATIRQKYICEKVFDLLKDAWNKFTSEER